The Phycisphaeraceae bacterium genome contains the following window.
TCCGGACTGGAGATTGAGGACGACAGGTTGTGCGGCGGCGAGGCTGGTGATGGTTGCAAGCGTGATTGGAGCGAGTCGGAGCATGTTGGGGATTCCTCTCTTCTCTTGATGATCGAACGGGACAGAACTGGTTGGTGCCGGGTCGAACGCACCCGAGGCCTGGACGAGTGAGAATCAGCATACCACGCGCAAGCAAAAAGCGGGAGCAAAATGCTCCCGCTTGACGAATGTTTGTGTGGGGGCGGGGAAGGCTCAGTAACGACGGATGACGCCTTTGACGATGCCCTGAACCTGGCAGAACTTGACGCGGATGGGCTCGAAGTCGGGGTTGGCGGGCTGAAGGCGGATGTGATCGGGCTCTTTGAAGAAGGTTTTGAGGGTGGTGCTGCCGTCCTCGAGGAGGGCGACGACGCGATCGCCATTGCGGGCGACCTGTGCGCGTTCGAGGAGGACATAGTCGCCACTGAGAATTCCTTCGTCACGCATGGAGTCGCCATCGACGCGGAGTGCGAAGGTTGAGCCTTGTTTTTCTTCGGAGCTGCCGAGGAGTTCGGCGAGGTCGATTTCTTCTTCTTCTGCGACTTTTTCGATGGGGTAGCCTGCGGCGATTTTTCCGACGAGGGGGAAGCGGAGTGGGCGGCCTTCATCGGGGACGATGGCGCCCTCAGCGATCGACAAAGAGCGAGCCTTGTTGGGTTCGCGGACGAGGGCTCCCTTTTTGATGAGTGCTTCGACGTGTTCGAAGATTGTGACCTTGCTGACTCCGATTTCGTCTGCCAGTTCCTGCATGGTCGGGGAAAAGCCACGGCGCACGCGCCAGTCGCGAATGAGTTGCAGGATCCGAAGTTGTTTGGGGGTGAGATTCATCATTGTCTACGTCCTTTCGCATGGAACTGAATGCTCTGGAAAGGTTGCTCCAGAATGTGTCCTTGGATGTGGGTGATTCGGGGTCGTGCGAGTCGAACTCGCGATCGAGGGTGTGGGTGCCCAGGCGGATGCGGCTGAGGACGCGGCCGAGGCGTGCCCGCTGATGATCGAGAAGTGTGACAGCAGCGGCTGCATGGGCGACGGATTGGACATCGAGCGGGGCGTGGCGGTTGGTCGACGCATGCTGGGCAGCGTCCGCCATCGCGGGGTCAAGACTTCGGCGTTCTCGCAGGCTGCGACCTTCACCAGCGTACTCCCGCACGAATGCGCCGCCCGGCCCGAGCCGAAGGACGGCGCTTGAACGTTCCGTTGCGATTCGATAGGCCATCCTGAGCCTCTCATTCTGCCTCGGCCTCATGCCGAGATTTCAAAGAACCTCGATGAATCGAGGTTTGGAGACAAGTTGCTTATCCACTCACACACCAAACATCGGCAAGAGCATGGTATGGACTTGAGCGATTGTTCGGAGCACGATAGCCAAGCAGTATCCACACGGCAAGTGGTTGTAAAGGTGAAATCTTACCAATTTGTCAGGCTCAGTGGAATCCCAATTCGCAGTCGGGCGAGGATATCTCACCGTGCAGTCGTGACGCGCACGAAGGTCGAACCGGTCCGCTGAATGCGACGGGCGAGTTCGAGCATGGTGAGTTCGCTGCGCAGGGTGGAAGACTCTATTTCGAGTGCCTGGGCGAGTTGGTCGGCGGTGCGGGGGGAATCGAGAGCGGCGAGAATGCGGGATTGAAGAGGATTTGCGGCTCCGAGTATTTCATTATCGGACCCTAGAGATGTTTCGGAGCGAACGGGATCGACGAATCGGGCTTCGTGTGTGCCGGAGAAGTGGTGTCGGGCGGCATTTTCGAGTGTGGCGATGACGTCGGCGGGCTCGATGACAGCGGCGGCGGCGGCATCGCGGATGAGTTCGAGGGTGCCACGACTGGCGACGGAATCGACGCGTCCGGGGAGGGCCATGACTTCGCGGCCGTGTTCTTCTGCGGCGACTCGGGCGGTGATGAGGGCTCC
Protein-coding sequences here:
- the lexA gene encoding transcriptional repressor LexA, with amino-acid sequence MMNLTPKQLRILQLIRDWRVRRGFSPTMQELADEIGVSKVTIFEHVEALIKKGALVREPNKARSLSIAEGAIVPDEGRPLRFPLVGKIAAGYPIEKVAEEEEIDLAELLGSSEEKQGSTFALRVDGDSMRDEGILSGDYVLLERAQVARNGDRVVALLEDGSTTLKTFFKEPDHIRLQPANPDFEPIRVKFCQVQGIVKGVIRRY